Proteins from a genomic interval of Burkholderia cepacia GG4:
- a CDS encoding GspE/PulE family protein, whose protein sequence is MHFPAPGAPLHAQRPPVPSDASPADAPRPLDATQLDDSPAVRLLTDTLHAARVRDASDVHVEPFEAGWRIRLRIDGMLHEHARPPAHLRDALVTRIKVLSRMDIAERRLPQDGRLRIAVDGGMRGDYRVSSLPTLFGEKLVLRRLETLPPDLTLARLGFDARQAAAMEAAIRAPHGLVLVTGPTGSGKTLSLYCALQMLDRDAHNVCTVEDPAEIQLDGINQVGVAEKAGLTFATALRALLRQDPDVIMVGEIRDAETADVAIKAAQTGHLVLSTLHTNDAPAAVARLLDIGVAPYNLAAALRLVTAQRLVRRLCTACRAHSDAPLRVLRESGCDTAALEAGWRPFVARGCAACHGIGYRGRIGLHQTMPVSSEMAERIVARASVGALAQRAAAEGVRNLRAAALAHVRDGTTSVAEALAATPDA, encoded by the coding sequence ATGCATTTCCCTGCTCCCGGGGCGCCGCTGCATGCGCAGCGGCCGCCCGTCCCGTCCGACGCGTCGCCCGCCGACGCGCCCCGCCCGCTCGATGCGACGCAACTCGACGATTCACCCGCCGTACGGCTGCTGACCGACACGCTTCATGCCGCACGCGTGCGCGACGCATCCGACGTCCACGTCGAACCCTTCGAAGCCGGCTGGCGCATCCGCCTGCGCATCGACGGCATGCTGCACGAACACGCGCGACCGCCCGCTCATCTGCGCGACGCGCTCGTGACGCGGATCAAGGTGCTGTCACGCATGGACATCGCCGAACGCCGGCTCCCGCAGGACGGCCGGCTGCGCATCGCGGTCGACGGCGGCATGCGCGGCGACTACCGGGTCAGCTCGCTGCCCACGCTGTTCGGCGAGAAGCTCGTGCTGCGCCGCCTCGAAACGCTGCCGCCCGACCTCACGCTCGCGCGACTCGGCTTCGACGCGCGGCAAGCCGCCGCGATGGAGGCCGCGATACGCGCACCGCACGGTCTCGTGCTCGTCACCGGCCCGACCGGCAGCGGCAAGACGCTGTCGCTCTACTGCGCGCTGCAGATGCTCGACCGCGACGCGCATAACGTATGCACGGTCGAGGATCCGGCCGAGATTCAGCTCGACGGAATCAACCAGGTCGGCGTCGCCGAAAAGGCCGGGCTCACCTTCGCCACCGCGCTGCGCGCGCTGCTGCGGCAGGATCCGGACGTCATCATGGTCGGCGAGATTCGTGATGCGGAGACGGCCGACGTCGCGATCAAGGCCGCGCAGACGGGCCACCTCGTGCTGTCGACGCTGCACACGAACGACGCGCCGGCCGCCGTCGCGCGACTGCTCGACATCGGCGTCGCACCGTACAACCTCGCGGCCGCGTTGCGCCTCGTCACCGCGCAACGCCTCGTTCGACGCCTGTGCACCGCATGTCGAGCGCATTCGGACGCGCCGCTGCGCGTGCTGCGCGAATCCGGCTGCGATACGGCAGCCCTGGAGGCCGGATGGCGCCCGTTCGTCGCACGCGGCTGTGCCGCCTGTCACGGCATCGGTTATCGAGGCCGGATCGGCCTGCATCAGACGATGCCGGTTTCATCGGAGATGGCGGAGCGCATCGTCGCGCGCGCAAGCGTTGGTGCACTCGCGCAACGCGCGGCGGCCGAGGGCGTGCGCAATCTGCGCGCCGCGGCACTCGCGCATGTTCGCGACGGCACGACGAGCGTGGCGGAAGCGCTGGCCGCGACGCCGGACGCGTGA
- a CDS encoding prepilin peptidase has translation MTPAPLNTVFDSPDSTLLALAMLPPAVQYAFAIVLGLCVGSFLNVVVHRIPVMMQRAWQAEIAEATGNASAAPDDGYPPHYDLWRPRSACPHCGHVLRAWENIPLFSYLMLRGRCRQCGHAIGVRYPLVELAGALLAAGSLAAFGPTVAALAAFGLCAALLAMSAIDIRTGYLPDSMTLPLLWAGLALNLAGTFTSLRSAVIGAMAGYLFLWSIYWLFKWLRGIEGIGFGDLKLLAALGAWMGWAALPQVVLFAAVTGAIVGLIATWRGRMRFEEPIPFGPFLAAGGVATLFFGTPFYLTLGG, from the coding sequence ATGACGCCCGCGCCCCTGAACACCGTTTTCGATTCGCCCGACAGCACGTTGCTCGCGCTGGCGATGCTGCCACCCGCGGTGCAGTATGCGTTCGCCATCGTGCTCGGTCTGTGCGTCGGCAGCTTCTTGAACGTCGTCGTGCACCGGATCCCGGTGATGATGCAGCGCGCGTGGCAGGCCGAAATCGCCGAAGCGACCGGCAACGCGAGCGCGGCGCCGGACGACGGCTATCCGCCGCACTACGATCTGTGGCGCCCGCGCAGCGCATGCCCGCACTGCGGCCACGTGCTGCGCGCATGGGAAAATATCCCGCTCTTCAGCTACCTGATGTTGCGCGGGCGCTGCCGTCAATGCGGCCACGCGATCGGCGTGCGCTATCCGCTGGTCGAGCTCGCGGGTGCGCTGCTGGCGGCCGGTTCGCTCGCCGCATTCGGCCCCACCGTCGCCGCACTCGCCGCGTTCGGGCTGTGCGCCGCGCTGCTGGCGATGAGCGCAATCGATATCCGGACCGGCTACCTGCCCGATTCGATGACGCTGCCGCTGCTGTGGGCCGGGCTCGCACTGAACCTCGCCGGCACATTTACGTCGCTGCGCTCGGCCGTGATCGGCGCGATGGCCGGCTACCTGTTCCTGTGGTCGATCTACTGGCTGTTCAAATGGCTGCGCGGCATCGAGGGCATCGGCTTCGGCGACCTGAAGCTGCTTGCCGCGCTCGGCGCATGGATGGGCTGGGCCGCGCTGCCGCAGGTCGTGCTGTTCGCCGCGGTGACGGGCGCGATCGTCGGGCTCATCGCGACCTGGCGCGGCCGCATGCGCTTCGAGGAGCCGATTCCGTTCGGTCCGTTCCTCGCGGCGGGCGGCGTCGCGACGCTGTTTTTCGGCACCCCTTTTTATCTGACGCTCGGCGGCTGA
- a CDS encoding type II secretion system F family protein: MRMPPHETRFAWRGRRRDGTPCRGIVIAFDAAAARAALTRDGIAVLSLDARGTARPPAADAQDVTRFTRQLASLLQAGLPLAPSLEMLARTRTRDGLPRIAAGLAREIVGGQRFAAALARYPSQFGTLYRQLIEVGEASGALGTVLTRVAEHRERADAQWRKLRAALAYPAAVIVFALAISAALMVWVVPTFRQIFDGFGAALPAPTRALLALSSATSAWGGTLVAGAAAAGFAAHHALRRSPPLRYAAARHLLDAPLVGNALRRFATARWCRSLATLLGAGVPLADAFATLERTAGHPVFEQATAQIATRVLRGARLADAMHAAGCFPDDVVQPIAVAEETGALDTMLADIAALCERQLDARLDALAALGEPLIVVVLGALVGGLVIAMYLPILQLGNVV, encoded by the coding sequence ATGCGCATGCCACCGCATGAAACCCGCTTCGCATGGCGCGGCCGTCGTCGCGACGGCACGCCATGCCGCGGGATCGTCATCGCATTCGATGCAGCCGCGGCACGCGCGGCGCTCACGCGCGACGGCATCGCAGTGCTGTCGCTCGACGCCCGCGGCACGGCCCGGCCGCCCGCTGCCGATGCACAGGACGTCACGCGCTTCACGCGTCAGCTCGCGAGCCTGCTGCAGGCCGGGCTACCGCTCGCCCCGTCGCTCGAGATGCTCGCCCGCACCCGTACGCGTGACGGGTTGCCGCGCATCGCCGCTGGCCTCGCGCGCGAGATCGTCGGTGGCCAGCGCTTCGCCGCCGCGCTTGCACGCTATCCGTCCCAGTTCGGCACGCTGTATCGCCAGTTGATCGAGGTCGGCGAAGCATCGGGTGCGCTCGGCACCGTCCTGACCCGCGTCGCGGAGCACCGCGAGCGCGCGGATGCGCAGTGGCGCAAGCTGCGCGCCGCGCTCGCCTATCCGGCTGCCGTCATCGTGTTCGCGCTCGCGATCTCGGCCGCGCTGATGGTGTGGGTCGTGCCGACGTTCCGGCAGATCTTCGACGGCTTCGGCGCAGCGCTGCCGGCGCCGACCCGCGCGCTGCTCGCGCTGTCTTCCGCCACCTCGGCCTGGGGCGGCACGCTCGTGGCCGGCGCCGCAGCGGCGGGGTTCGCCGCGCACCATGCGCTGCGGCGCTCGCCACCGCTGCGCTATGCCGCCGCGCGGCACTTGCTGGACGCGCCGTTGGTCGGCAACGCGCTCAGGCGATTCGCCACCGCGCGCTGGTGCCGCTCGCTTGCAACGTTGCTCGGCGCCGGCGTACCGCTCGCCGATGCATTCGCGACGCTCGAACGCACGGCCGGCCATCCGGTGTTCGAGCAGGCCACCGCACAGATCGCCACACGCGTGCTGCGCGGCGCGCGGCTTGCCGATGCGATGCATGCGGCCGGCTGCTTCCCGGACGACGTCGTGCAGCCGATCGCCGTCGCCGAGGAAACCGGCGCGCTCGACACGATGCTCGCCGACATCGCCGCGCTATGCGAGCGTCAGCTCGACGCGCGTCTCGATGCGCTCGCCGCGCTCGGCGAGCCGCTGATCGTGGTCGTGCTGGGCGCACTCGTCGGCGGCCTCGTGATCGCGATGTATCTGCCCATCCTTCAGCTGGGCAACGTGGTGTAG
- a CDS encoding HlyC/CorC family transporter → MDQIPLWAQISAVFLLLLCSSFFSISETAMMALNRHRLKHLAGQGVLGAKTTQGLLTRTDLLLSVILIGNNLFNTIIPVLTTSLALHTFGRNNVALSIATGIVAFLIIVFAEIAPKIVGATFPERIALPASLVIAPLMRVFKPVVWFVNALANGVLWVLRINTKKGRDQRMSADELRAIVLESSSFMPTKHRSILLNLFDLENITVDDVMVPRRQIESLNFYAPLDDVLHQLETCYHNRLVVYEGDIDKVLGVLHVRKTLTALHNQDFDRETLRTLLAEPYYVPLGTPVVQQLQYFQESRQRTALVVNEYGELEGLVTPEDIIEELIGEFTTSMPRGERAGGWDENGECIVAASMPLRELNRWLHLQLPTDGPKTLNGLILEILEEIPEGDVCVKIRDVMLEVMRSDDQAVRTVKLFKPRGTRARTAAR, encoded by the coding sequence GTGGACCAAATTCCCTTATGGGCGCAAATCAGCGCCGTCTTCCTGCTTCTCCTCTGCTCCAGCTTCTTTTCCATTTCCGAGACCGCGATGATGGCGCTCAACCGTCATCGGCTGAAGCATCTCGCCGGCCAGGGCGTGCTCGGCGCGAAAACCACGCAGGGCCTCCTCACTCGCACGGACCTGCTGCTCAGCGTGATCCTGATCGGCAACAACCTGTTCAACACGATCATCCCGGTCCTGACCACGTCGCTCGCGCTGCACACGTTCGGCCGTAACAACGTCGCGCTGTCGATCGCGACCGGCATCGTCGCGTTCCTGATCATCGTGTTCGCGGAAATCGCGCCGAAGATCGTCGGCGCGACTTTTCCCGAGCGCATCGCGCTGCCCGCGAGTCTCGTGATCGCGCCGCTGATGCGCGTATTCAAGCCTGTCGTCTGGTTCGTCAACGCGCTCGCGAACGGCGTGCTCTGGGTGCTGCGCATCAACACGAAGAAGGGCCGCGACCAGCGCATGTCGGCCGACGAGCTGCGCGCGATCGTGCTCGAGTCGAGCAGCTTCATGCCGACCAAGCACCGCAGCATCCTGCTCAACCTGTTCGACCTCGAGAACATCACGGTCGACGACGTGATGGTGCCGCGCCGGCAGATCGAGTCGCTCAACTTCTACGCGCCGCTCGACGACGTCCTGCATCAGCTCGAGACCTGCTATCACAACCGGTTGGTCGTCTACGAAGGCGATATCGACAAGGTGCTCGGCGTGCTGCACGTCCGCAAGACGCTCACCGCGCTGCACAACCAGGACTTCGACCGCGAAACGCTGCGCACGCTGCTCGCCGAACCGTACTACGTGCCGTTGGGCACGCCGGTCGTTCAGCAGCTCCAGTATTTCCAGGAAAGCCGGCAGCGCACCGCGCTCGTCGTCAACGAGTACGGCGAACTCGAGGGGCTCGTCACGCCCGAGGACATCATCGAGGAACTGATCGGCGAATTCACGACGTCGATGCCGCGCGGCGAACGCGCGGGCGGCTGGGACGAGAACGGCGAATGCATCGTCGCCGCCAGCATGCCGCTGCGCGAACTGAACCGCTGGCTGCACCTGCAACTGCCGACCGACGGCCCGAAGACGCTGAACGGCCTGATCCTCGAGATCCTCGAGGAAATTCCGGAAGGCGACGTGTGCGTGAAAATCCGCGACGTGATGCTCGAGGTGATGCGCAGCGACGATCAGGCAGTACGCACCGTCAAGCTCTTCAAGCCGCGCGGCACGCGCGCACGCACCGCCGCACGCTAG
- a CDS encoding polyprenyl synthetase family protein, translating into MSSSTASPTLSAAHLLAPITSDMEQVNRVIRQSLASDVLLINQIAEYIIGAGGKRLRPALLLLVAGALGETSHQRHVLAAVVEFIHTATLLHDDVVDESELRRGRQTANALFGNAASVLVGDYLYSRSFEMMVGVGKMRVMEILSEATTIISEGEVLQLLNMHDADVDETRYMQVIRYKTAKLFEASARLGAVLAGADAPTEAAAAEYGRRIGTAFQIMDDWLDYAGTAEAMGKNAGDDLREGKPTLPLIYLIERGTPEQSALAREAIEHGGTDRFDTIFDAITRSGALDHTLECARQEAQAAAAAITAFPDSIYKESLLALCSYSTSRQS; encoded by the coding sequence ATGTCGTCGTCCACCGCCTCCCCCACCCTCAGCGCCGCCCACCTGCTCGCTCCGATCACCAGCGACATGGAGCAGGTGAATCGCGTTATCCGGCAAAGCCTCGCGTCCGACGTACTGCTGATCAACCAGATCGCCGAGTACATCATCGGTGCCGGCGGCAAGCGGCTGCGTCCGGCCCTGCTGCTGCTCGTCGCCGGCGCGCTCGGCGAGACGTCGCACCAGCGGCACGTGCTGGCCGCCGTCGTCGAGTTCATCCACACGGCCACGCTTCTGCATGACGACGTCGTCGACGAATCCGAACTGCGGCGCGGCCGCCAGACGGCGAACGCGCTGTTCGGCAACGCGGCGAGCGTACTGGTAGGCGACTACCTCTATTCGCGCTCGTTCGAGATGATGGTCGGCGTCGGCAAGATGCGCGTGATGGAGATTCTGTCGGAAGCGACGACGATCATTTCCGAAGGCGAAGTGCTGCAGTTGCTCAACATGCACGACGCGGACGTCGACGAGACCCGCTACATGCAGGTGATCCGCTACAAGACGGCGAAGCTGTTCGAAGCATCGGCTCGCCTGGGCGCGGTGCTCGCGGGCGCGGATGCGCCGACCGAAGCCGCCGCGGCCGAATACGGCCGCCGGATCGGCACCGCGTTCCAGATCATGGACGACTGGCTCGACTACGCGGGCACGGCCGAAGCGATGGGCAAGAATGCCGGCGACGACCTGCGCGAAGGCAAACCGACGCTGCCGCTCATCTATCTGATCGAACGCGGCACGCCCGAACAGTCGGCGCTCGCACGCGAGGCGATCGAACACGGCGGCACCGATCGCTTCGACACGATCTTCGACGCGATCACGCGCTCCGGCGCGCTCGACCATACGCTCGAATGCGCGCGCCAGGAAGCACAGGCCGCTGCCGCGGCGATCACCGCGTTCCCCGATTCGATCTACAAGGAAAGCCTGCTCGCGTTGTGCTCGTACTCGACATCGCGGCAGTCGTAA